From the Phoenix dactylifera cultivar Barhee BC4 chromosome 10, palm_55x_up_171113_PBpolish2nd_filt_p, whole genome shotgun sequence genome, one window contains:
- the LOC120112230 gene encoding AP2-like ethylene-responsive transcription factor PLT1: MRTGRYEAHLWITVAEEEGQTRKGRQVYLGGYDKEEKAARAYDLAALKYWGPTTTTNFPISNYEKELEEMKHMTRQEYVASLRRKSSGFSRGASIYRGVTRHHQHGRWQARIGRVAGNKDLYLGTFSTQEEAAEAYDIAAIKFRGLNAVTNFDMSRYDVKSILESSTLPIGGAAKRLKDVSEHAEASVDGRRTDDDNLTSQLTDGISSSYASHAHHHGWPPFAFPQAQPLAMHYPYSQQRGWCKQEQDSVMATAHTLQDLQQLHLGNNTHNFFQPSVIHNLISMDSSSMEHSTGSNSVIYNGSMGGSSGGYQGVVGGSGRYALPVSTMVVDQGQGNQGSSSFGENEGKAIGYENMLGSTDPYGGRSVYYLSQQSSGGVVKDNGYDQSGGCNTWMQPSVQAVAPRANNVAVCHGAPLFTVWNDA, translated from the exons ATGAGGACCGGAAGGTATGAGGCCCATCTATGGATAACAGTTGCAGAAGAAGAAGGTCAAACTCGTAAGGGCAGGCAAG TCTATTTGG GTGGATatgacaaagaagaaaaggctgCTAGAGCTTATGATTTGGCTGCTCTCAAATACTGGGGTCCTACTACAACAACCAATTTTCCT ATTAGCAACTACGAAAAAGAGCTGGAAGAGATGAAGCACATGACTAGGCAAGAGTATGTTGCATCGCTAAGAAG AAAGAGTAGTGGATTTTCTCGGGGTGCCTCCATTTATCGTGGAGTTACAAG ACATCATCAACATGGAAGATGGCAAGCACGGATAGGAAGGGTGGCAGGGAATAAGGATCTCTACTTGGGCACGTTCA GTACCCAAGAGGAAGCAGCAGAGGCCTATGACATTGCTGCGATAAAATTCCGAGGACTGAATGCCGTTACTAACTTCGACATGAGCCGCTACGACGTCAAGAGCATCCTTGAGAGCAGCACACTTCCGATAGGTGGGGCTGCGAAGCGCCTCAAGGATGTGTCTGAGCACGCAGAGGCAAGTGTGGATGGCCGTCGGACTGACGACGACAACCTCACCTCCCAACTCACCGATGGGATCAGCAGCAGCTATGCCTCCCATGCTCACCACCACGGCTGGCCCCCCTTCGCCTTCCCGCAGGCGCAGCCCCTCGCCATGCATTACCCTTACAGTCAGCAGCGTGGCTGGTGCAAGCAAGAACAAGACAGCGTCATGGCCACAGCCCATACCTTGCAGGACCTCCAGCAGCTCCACCTGGGGAACAACACTCACAACTTCTTTCAGCCATCTGTGATCCACAACCTCATCAGCATGGATTCCTCTTCGATGGAACATAGCACGGGTTCTAACTCGGTGATCTACAACGGGAGCATGGGCGGGAGTAGCGGAGGCTATCAAGGTGTTGTTGGGGGGAGTGGCAGGTACGCTTTGCCTGTAAGCACAATGGTGGTGGATCAGGGCCAGGGCAATCAAGGGAGCAGTAGCTTTGGAGAGAATGAGGGGAAGGCAATCGGTTATGAGAACATGTTGGGCTCCACTGATCCTTATGGTGGTAGGAGTGTTTATTATCTCTCGCAGCAGTCATCGGGTGGGGTTGTGAAGGATAACGGGTATGATCAGAGTGGTGGGTGTAACACTTGGATGCAACCTTCAGTGCAGGCTGTTGCACCCAGGGCCAACAATGTGGCTGTTTGCCATGGAGCTCCTCTTTTCACTGTGTGGAATGATGCTTAG